In Papaver somniferum cultivar HN1 chromosome 9, ASM357369v1, whole genome shotgun sequence, the genomic stretch CATACTTCATTTAGAAAGCTAAATTGTTCACTTCCAGAGATATTTGTATGGATTTCTTGATGTTGGTTTCACATAAATATGTACTGATTATCCTTGATTTTGAAGGCTTATGTTTGTGATATACAGTTTTTCAATGTCTTTTTCTGTACATTGTAGTTGCATATTTAGGAGAAAAGGTTTGGCTGAATGACCCTCACAACCCTTAAAACTGGATTAACAGGACTACCCTTATGTTATTGCTCATGTTAACTCTAATTGTTGTTCTTGACTTTTATCCTGTAATATCTGAGTAGTTTACTAAATTCCATTAGGGATCTCAACTTGGTTGCTTCTCAGGGATTGTTTTTTAAGCTTGATGTATTTGATGGACTTAGGTAGGTTGTATAATAGAAGGTTATGTAGTTACTTATGAAATTTGTGAATGGGATACAGGAAGACTAGAGGTATGGGAGCTGGTCGCAAGCTCAAGTCTCACCGCAGAAGACAAAGGTGGGCTGACAAGTCATACAAGAAGTCCCATCTTGGAAACGAATGGAAGAAACCATTTGCTGGTTCTTCTCACGCAAAGGGAATTGTTCTTGAGAAAATGTAAGACTagtattgattgctttattcTCTTTTTATGGATGTTTGTATGAATTTGTTAGTCATAGTGTTTACTTGATGAGCTGAATGAATGTCTGTTTGCTTGTCACAGCGGTATTGAGGCTAAGCAGCCTAACTCTGCTATCAGAAAGTGTGCTAGAGTTCAATTGATCAAGAATGGAAAGAAGATTGCTGCTTTCGTGCCCAATGATGGTTGCTTGAACTACATTGAAGAAAATGTAAGTTAATTACAAAGAGTTTCCAAGTTAAGTTATGATTTTTACAAGCAATGGTTGCTGACATCTCTAGCTTTCTCTTTTTGGCTATGCAGGATGAAGTGTTGATTGCTGGATTTGGACGTAAAGGACATGCCGTGGGAGATATTCCCGGAGTCAGGTTTAAGGTTGTGAAGGTCTCAGGAGTGTCCCTGTTGGCTTTGTTcaaggagaagaaggagaagcccaGATCTTAGATTAATTTAGAATGCTTGCATACTTCTCTAGGTATCCTTTTTAAAATGCATGAATGATCTCTTACATTTAGTGGAAAATGATTTGAACCATATCAGTTTATGCAGTTTTAATTTTGATCTTATTAAAGTTGTATTTTGTTGGAAGTAATGCAACACAGACAGCTTAGGTATCTTGTTCTCTGATATTGGTTTTCTTAGCAAGCTGAGTTTGATTTGATTATACCAATGTACGCTATAGTTATCCATATTGGTTGAGACTTTTTTAgaggtttatttattttcaattgtAATGCCGGCTTCAGTGATTTAGACTGCAGACGGGAGTTTTTCTGTGCCCTTTAAGAGCTCTCTTGTAGGCTGTAGCTCTGTTTGAAGAAGCTTCATGAACTCTAAGGTGCATGTCTATATTACTGCGTCAAAGTATACCTACTTATCTTGGCACAGGttcctaaatttttttccttttgatggAAAAGGCACAGGTTTCCAGTGCTTATCATTTGCTTGACACCAAGTTTATGAGTAGACATGCTGAGTCTGGCCATCTTCTTGAACAGCTGAATCTCTTGTTCATCTAGTTGCCTCTTCTTACTTTTCCACTGTCCCTTGAATCCCTCAGTGACGCTGGTTACCTTGAAGCTTGTAGAATTAAGCGCCAAATGAAATACAAGTTCATTTACTTTTAAGAGAACGTAGTAGGATTCAGATCTTGCTCACTTTATCCAACTCTATGCATTGTACGTTGTGGTGGCAAAGTTGTATCCGCTCAATAGTGGCGTATTGGCTGTGCATCACATCCAAACGAGTCAGATCCTCAAGCTCAGTAAAACGAAAACGTAATGGGTGACATCACACAACTTCATATAGCATGAAAATATATCCAACTTCTGGACACCCATTTCTCATTTGGTCAGAAGAGATAATCTAATTTAATTCCTTTAGTCAAGTCAAAGATGAGATTTTTCAAATACTGCTGCTGAAACGAGAGCTATAAGTTCAGTCAGCCAAACCAAACTTGAATCTGATCAAGAACACAACAACAAGAGCTAGCCATATGGGAGAAGGAGAAGAATCAGTGAAGTTAATTGGAGCTTGGCCTAGTCCATACAGCTATAGAGTTATCATGGCATTAGAATTAAAAGGTATCAAGTATGGATACATCAATGAAAATCTCCACAAGAAGAGTGAAATGCTGCTGAAATACAACCCAATTCACAAAAAGATACCGGTTCTTGTTCATGGAGGGAAAACCATTTGCGAGTCCATGATTATACTCGAATACATCGACGAAACATGGCCGGAGAAATACCCATTACTGCCAAAAGATCCTTATGAAAGATCTGTTGCGCGGTTTTGGATTAAACTCATTGAAGAAAAGGTAGAAATCATCACTTAAGCTTATTCATTAAGCTTTTCAATTTTCTAATGATGTTTTTTGcttgtttgattgtttgtttgtagGGTACATCAagcctttttaattttttttacaaaTCAGGGGAAGAACATGAGATAGCAAAGAAACAACTGTTGGAAATTCTCGAAACTACAGAAAAACACAGTGGAATTGGGGATGAGAATAAGAAGTTCTTTGGAGGTGATAATGTAAATGCCGTTGACTTGGCATTTTCATCTTTGGCACATTGGTTGGGAGCTGTAGAAGAAGTGATAGGAGTTAAGGTTCTTGAAGCAAATAAACTCCCTATATTTTATCAATGGACTGAAAGGTTTAAACAAGTTCCTGTGATTAATGAGAATCTTCCAAGCTACAATGAATTGCTGAATGTTTTCAAAGGTATCAAGGAGCAGCTGACACAACCTCAACACGAATGAGACAGCGGGAGGTTAATTATCAATCCAGGCATCCTGCACCTAGACGAGTTATCTTTCTGTAATATCAATATGAGCTTATTTGCTTTGCTATTAGTAGTTGCATCCTGAATGCATGTATGTTTTCGTATTTTTAGTTGTAACAGCTGCCTGCTTCATTAATTGTGTCTGTGTTCAGTCACTATTAACTGTTCTTGATACATGTAATTGTGCTTCAATAAGAAATGCATTCTAGTGCTAAGGCTTCTTCAAACAAGTGGAAACACTTACCAGAAAGTATAACATTGTCTAAGTTCACagatttgtgacctgcatgctgtGCAAATAACTATAGTGAATTGGTGAGTTTTTGCAAAGGTGTTGAGGAGCAGCTGACACCACCTAAATACGATTGATGCAGCAGGAGGATGGGATACCAGTATATTTGCAGGGGTCACCAGTACAGAGATCCTGTGCTCAAGTGAGTTATCCTTCTGAAATTTTGAGGCTTAAATCTTTCTCTGCCTGCACATTAACCTCGTACATATCCACAGCTTCTAAAGGAAGAGCTCACGCCTCATGAGCATCTTTAAAACAATTTTGCAGTTAGAGGCTTAAAATTTTCGATGCGCCACTATAGATAAttcagaattctcaagtcatgaCAAGAATTAAACATAGCACCTGTCATTCTCGTCGAATTTTCTTGAATATGCTGATAAACTGAGTCCAGTTGAGTTTTGCCCCTTCACCATTCTACTTCTTCCCTTTGCAACTTTATAAGAGGCGCATAAGTCTGGCATTGGCTTGAGCTCAAAATTTGTGGAAAGCCAATTTGCAGGATGCACAGCTTGtctcaacaaaaaaacaaaaaagaaaaaaaaaaagaaaaaaaaaaagaaaaaaaagagcttCCCCTCTGGCATAACAAGATACTTAGCTTGCGCAGTAAAGACCTCGCAAACTTCACTGGGAAAGTGCCCTTTAGGTCAGGTGTTCAAATTTAACATCATGCAACCCACTAGGGGATGGCAATGCATCAACAATAATACCCGCCTCTTCCAATCATAGCAGCAGGAATAGCCCAAAGAGCTATTAACAATAAGATGAGATACTTTGGACACGTGCTGCCAGGGATAGATACCCAGAGAAGCAGCAATACTTTGAGGTCCCTGCCATtgactgaaaaataaacaagTGCTTCTTCCATCACCAATCAAACACCTAGTGCTAGTTTCGACTTCATTTTGGATCCACCTAATACCAGGCATAATGGAGGACTGGAGCTTGTAGTCAATCAAATTTCCATTGACCTTGAGAAAAACGAGCCCATTTTTATCTGAACTCCCTTCCATCCAGCTAACCATCCAACATCTTTTCAACCACTGGTCTCTAACATGAGAAAAAACGAACAACTCCAGGCATCAGCTGCACACGAAGGAATGATTTGGCAGTTAAAAGTTTACCCTCAGGCCTCAGCAGTGCACTTGAAAATATTTAAACACGGAGTCGAAGGGTAATCCACAGGTAAGAAGGATACATCTAGTCTGAGTTAAGCGCCAAAGAAACAATTGTGAGATGCATACGGCTTTGACACATTAAGTGCAGAAACCAGAAAATGGTAGATTGCAGCACACTTCCTAGTAAGACatttcaaaattacaaacaaGTGGATACACTTACTAGAAACTATAACATTGTCTGAGTTTTTTCAAAGGTATAAAGGAGCAGCTGAGACGATCTAAAAATGATTGATACAGCGGGGGGTTGCCAATCCAGAGATCGTGCACCTAGGTGGTTTTATAGCAGAAGTTAATATTGGTTATTTAGGAGAAGTTTAGGAGGAAAAGAAATGCTTTTGTcccatgttgatacatgaaaaatatcacCCCTTAGCCGGGTTAGTGTGCCCCAAAAAGGAGGCAAACCCAACATGAGAtatggggactaaagcccaagtccagtAATAAGGTGTCtattagatggaaaggacaaggggggaattaataggaaagaagaaggttttattagagaagggataacattagtagtaattaaaga encodes the following:
- the LOC113313821 gene encoding 40S ribosomal protein S23 isoform X1, which encodes MGYRKTRGMGAGRKLKSHRRRQRWADKSYKKSHLGNEWKKPFAGSSHAKGIVLEKIGIEAKQPNSAIRKCARVQLIKNGKKIAAFVPNDGCLNYIEENDEVLIAGFGRKGHAVGDIPGVRFKVVKVSGVSLLALFKEKKEKPRS
- the LOC113313821 gene encoding 40S ribosomal protein S23 isoform X2 produces the protein MGKTRGMGAGRKLKSHRRRQRWADKSYKKSHLGNEWKKPFAGSSHAKGIVLEKIGIEAKQPNSAIRKCARVQLIKNGKKIAAFVPNDGCLNYIEENDEVLIAGFGRKGHAVGDIPGVRFKVVKVSGVSLLALFKEKKEKPRS
- the LOC113309180 gene encoding glutathione transferase GST 23-like; the protein is MGEGEESVKLIGAWPSPYSYRVIMALELKGIKYGYINENLHKKSEMLLKYNPIHKKIPVLVHGGKTICESMIILEYIDETWPEKYPLLPKDPYERSVARFWIKLIEEKGTSSLFNFFYKSGEEHEIAKKQLLEILETTEKHSGIGDENKKFFGGDNVNAVDLAFSSLAHWLGAVEEVIGVKVLEANKLPIFYQWTERFKQVPVINENLPSYNELLNVFKGIKEQLTQPQHE